A genomic stretch from Chiloscyllium plagiosum isolate BGI_BamShark_2017 chromosome 2, ASM401019v2, whole genome shotgun sequence includes:
- the LOC122557314 gene encoding N(4)-(Beta-N-acetylglucosaminyl)-L-asparaginase-like, whose product MGFPGYVPLILALSASCFLAAAQLPLVTNTWPFKDATQRAWDTLHSGGSALDAVEKGCSQCEFEQCDGTVGYGGSPDERGETTLDAMIMNGNTIEVGAVGNLRRIKSAISVARAVMEHSSHSLLVGESASIFAQNMGFLSEDLTSNKSLSIHAEWLSKKCQPNYWKNVFPNAKTSCGPYKRKEGQWAKRHRMPAHVVDVHNHDTIGMIVIDKSRSIVAGTSTNGATHKIPGRVGDSPIVGAGAYADSTAGAAAATGMGDIMMRFLPSYQAVEYMRLGMEPTTACQKVIARIQKYYPKFFGAIICANRTGGYGAACSKCLGFNQFHFMVHNPSGTSEQIVDCI is encoded by the exons ATGGGATTCCCGGGCTACGTTCCACTGATCCTCGCGCTCAGCGCCTCCTGCTTCCTGGCTGCTGCCCAGCTCCCCCTGGTCACCAATACTTGGCCTTTTAAAGACGCAACACAGCGAG CATGGGACACTCTTCATTCTGGAGGTTCAGCATTGGATGCAGTAGAGAAAGGCTGCAGCCAGTGTGAGTTTGAGCAGTGTGATGGTACTGTGGGATATGGTGGAAGTCCAGATGAACGCGGGGAGACGACACTGGATGCTATGATTATGAATGG TAACACAATTGAGGTTGGAGCAGTTGGAAACCTGCGAAGAATTAAAAGTGCAATCAGCGTTGCAAGAGCAGTGATGGAACATAGCAGTCATTCATTGTTGGTGGGAGAGTCAG CATCAATCTTTGCTCAGAATATGGGATTCCTCAGTGAAGACTTAACATCAAATAAATCTCTGTCCATCCATGCAGAATGGCTGAGCAAAAAATGCCAGCCCAATTACTGGAAG AATGTCTTTCCAAATGCTAAAACGTCTTGTGGACCATATAAACGAAAGGAAGGGCAATGGGCAAAAAGACATAGAATGCCAGCACATGTGGTCGATGTTCACAACCATGATACCATTG GTATGATTGTAATTGATAAGAGTAGAAGTATAGTGGCTGGAACATCTACTAATGGTGCAACGCATAAAATCCCAGG CCGTGTGGGAGATTCACCAATAGTTGGGGCAGGTGCTTATGCCGATAGCACAGCCGGAGCTGCAGCTGCTACAGGAATGGGCGATATTATGATGCGGTTTCTCCCAAG TTACCAGGCAGTGGAATATATGAGATTGGGAATGGAACCAACTACAGCTTGCCAGAAAGTTATTGCAAGAATTCAGAAGTATTACCCAAAGTTTTTTGGCGCAATCATCTGTGCGAACAGAACTGGAGGTTATG